In a single window of the Streptomyces sp. 846.5 genome:
- a CDS encoding adenosylmethionine--8-amino-7-oxononanoate transaminase, giving the protein MLALDRAHVWHPYGAMPAAVPPFAVESAQGVRLRMAQPVEGRDELVDGMSSWWSAIHGYRHPVLDEAVRDQLGRMSHVMFGGLTHEPAVRLAARLVEITPEPLRHVFLADSGSVAVEVAAKMCLQYWRSVGRPAKQRLLTWRGGYHGDTFHPMSVCDPEGGMHQLWSGVLPRQIFADAPPDGFDAPLDPGYAAHLDELIGRHADETAAVIVEPVVQGAGGMRFHSPALLRELRRLCDRHGVLLVFDEIATGFGRTGALFAADHAGVSPDVMCVGKALTGGYLTLAAALCTGEVAAGISGGEVPVLAHGPTFMGNPLACAVANASIELLLSQDWATNVKRIEAGLRAGLATAAELPGVSEVRVLGAIGVVQLDHEVDLAAATRAAAREGVWLRPFRDLVYTMPPYVTGDDDLAAVCAGVVAAAGKG; this is encoded by the coding sequence CTGCTCGCGCTGGACCGTGCGCACGTCTGGCATCCGTACGGCGCGATGCCGGCCGCCGTCCCCCCGTTCGCGGTGGAGTCCGCGCAGGGCGTGCGGCTGCGGATGGCGCAGCCCGTCGAGGGCCGGGACGAGCTGGTCGACGGCATGTCCTCGTGGTGGTCGGCGATCCACGGCTACCGCCACCCGGTGCTGGACGAAGCGGTCCGCGACCAACTGGGCCGAATGAGCCATGTGATGTTCGGCGGCCTCACCCATGAGCCGGCGGTACGGCTGGCGGCCCGGCTGGTGGAGATCACCCCGGAGCCGCTGCGCCATGTCTTCCTGGCCGACTCGGGCTCGGTCGCGGTCGAGGTCGCGGCGAAGATGTGCCTGCAGTACTGGCGCTCGGTCGGCCGCCCGGCCAAGCAGCGGTTGCTGACCTGGCGCGGCGGCTACCACGGCGACACCTTCCATCCCATGTCGGTGTGCGACCCCGAGGGCGGGATGCACCAGCTGTGGAGCGGTGTGCTGCCCCGTCAGATCTTCGCCGACGCGCCCCCGGACGGCTTCGACGCCCCGCTGGACCCCGGTTACGCGGCCCACCTGGACGAGTTGATCGGCCGTCATGCCGACGAGACCGCAGCCGTGATCGTCGAACCGGTGGTGCAGGGCGCGGGCGGGATGCGGTTCCACTCCCCCGCGCTGCTGCGGGAGTTGCGGCGGCTCTGCGACCGGCACGGCGTGCTGCTGGTGTTCGACGAGATCGCGACCGGTTTCGGCCGCACCGGTGCGCTGTTCGCCGCCGACCACGCCGGGGTCTCCCCGGATGTGATGTGCGTGGGCAAGGCGCTGACCGGCGGCTATCTGACGCTGGCGGCGGCCCTCTGCACCGGCGAGGTGGCCGCGGGCATCAGCGGCGGCGAGGTCCCGGTGCTCGCGCACGGGCCGACGTTCATGGGCAACCCGCTGGCCTGCGCGGTGGCGAACGCCTCGATCGAGCTGCTGCTGAGCCAGGACTGGGCGACGAACGTGAAGCGGATCGAGGCCGGCCTGCGCGCCGGCCTCGCCACCGCCGCCGAGCTGCCGGGCGTCAGCGAGGTCCGGGTGCTGGGCGCGATCGGGGTGGTCCAGCTCGACCACGAGGTGGACCTGGCCGCGGCCACCCGCGCCGCGGCCCGCGAGGGCGTCTGGCTGCGTCCGTTCCGCGACCTCGTCTACACCATGCCGCCGTATGTGACCGGGGACGACGATCTGGCCGCCGTCTGCGCCGGGGTCGTCGCCGCCGCAGGAAAGGGCTGA
- the bioD gene encoding dethiobiotin synthase, whose protein sequence is MTIMLVTGTGTEIGKTVVTAAVAALALGAGRRVAVLKPAQTGVAPGQPGDVDEVLRLAGELTTSELARYPEPLAPATAAARSGLPPVSPEQIAKEAARLALDHDLVLVEGAGGLLVRYDEQGSTLAELPRALEALGHACTVLLVTTAGLGTLNTTALTAEALRTRGVPLLGLVIGAWPAEPDLAARCNLADLPVVAGAPLLGALPAGLTGDGPSGDGADRISLRDTARSCLAPALGGVWEGQLPTSRPLSR, encoded by the coding sequence ATGACCATCATGCTGGTGACCGGCACCGGGACCGAGATCGGCAAGACCGTGGTGACGGCGGCGGTCGCCGCGCTGGCGCTCGGCGCGGGACGGCGCGTCGCGGTGCTCAAGCCCGCGCAGACCGGGGTGGCCCCGGGGCAGCCCGGCGACGTGGACGAAGTCCTGCGCCTGGCGGGCGAACTGACGACCAGTGAACTCGCCCGCTACCCGGAGCCGCTGGCCCCGGCCACGGCCGCCGCGCGCAGCGGTCTGCCGCCGGTGTCGCCGGAGCAGATCGCCAAGGAGGCGGCCCGGCTGGCCCTGGACCACGACCTGGTCCTGGTCGAGGGAGCGGGCGGACTGCTGGTCCGCTACGACGAGCAGGGCTCGACGCTGGCCGAGCTGCCGCGCGCGCTGGAGGCGCTGGGCCATGCCTGCACCGTGCTGCTGGTGACCACGGCGGGTCTGGGCACGCTCAACACCACGGCGCTGACCGCCGAGGCGCTGCGGACCCGTGGCGTTCCGCTGCTCGGCCTGGTGATCGGCGCCTGGCCGGCCGAACCCGACCTGGCCGCCCGCTGCAATCTGGCCGATCTGCCGGTCGTGGCCGGGGCCCCGCTGCTGGGAGCCCTGCCGGCCGGGTTGACGGGTGACGGACCGTCAGGCGACGGAGCGGACCGCATCTCCCTCCGGGATACGGCCCGCTCCTGTCTCGCTCCCGCCCTCGGCGGGGTGTGGGAGGGTCAGCTCC